From one Mucilaginibacter inviolabilis genomic stretch:
- the tkt gene encoding transketolase: MENTKDIEKLAIDTVRVLSADAVQKANSGHPGTAMALAPMGHVLWSKFLNYNPKNPDWANRDRFILSAGHACILQYSFLYLTGYDLSLDDIKQFRQLNSKTAGHPEYGLAPGVDVTTGPLGQGFANGVGFAIAQKHLAARYNKPGFDLFNYNIYAITSDGDMMEGVTSEAASLAGHLQLGNLIYLYDDNHISIEGSTDIAFNEDVSARFRAYGWQVQEVSDVNDTHALELALINAKSETQKPSLIRVRSLIAYGSPNKSGTAGSHGSPLGADEIKLVKQFFGFDPEKSFNVPDEVIKYYHEKGAKGEGKEEKWNKLFADYKAKYPELAAEYEAAFKGELPAGWADKLPVFKASDPKMATRQASGKVLNAVAANLPNLIGGAADLAPSTDTNLKEYNSFTSEDRHGRNFHFGIREHAMGSALNGMALTKGLLPFGATFLQFADYMRPPIRLAAIMKVSPIFVYTHDSIGLGEDGTTHQPIEHLATLRAIPNVTVIRPADANETAFAWKVAIEKKGGPTVLVFTRQGLPILDQDKYGKASDLEKGAYIVSEGSKGPDLILIATGSEVSLIMEAQTKLEAEGISTRVVSFPSWELFEKQDAAYKEKIFPKANRKRLAVEMASPMGWHKYTTDEGDMLGMTTFGESAPAEDLYKHFGFTVENVVARAKALL; the protein is encoded by the coding sequence ATGGAAAATACGAAAGACATTGAAAAATTGGCGATAGATACCGTACGGGTATTATCTGCCGATGCAGTACAAAAAGCAAACTCTGGTCACCCTGGAACCGCGATGGCTCTTGCACCAATGGGGCACGTTTTATGGTCAAAATTTTTAAACTATAACCCTAAAAACCCGGATTGGGCAAACCGCGACAGATTTATCCTTTCGGCAGGTCACGCCTGTATATTACAGTACAGCTTTTTGTATTTAACGGGATATGATTTGAGTTTGGATGATATCAAACAATTCCGCCAGCTGAACAGCAAAACTGCCGGTCACCCGGAATATGGTTTGGCTCCTGGTGTGGATGTTACTACCGGTCCGCTGGGTCAAGGTTTTGCCAATGGTGTAGGTTTCGCCATAGCGCAAAAACATTTGGCAGCACGTTACAACAAACCAGGTTTCGACCTTTTTAACTACAATATTTACGCAATCACCAGCGATGGCGACATGATGGAAGGTGTAACATCAGAAGCAGCATCACTGGCCGGTCATCTACAACTGGGTAATTTAATTTACCTGTATGATGATAACCACATCTCTATTGAAGGCAGTACCGATATTGCTTTTAATGAAGATGTAAGCGCCCGTTTCCGTGCATACGGCTGGCAGGTACAGGAAGTATCTGATGTAAATGATACCCATGCTTTAGAATTGGCTTTGATCAACGCTAAATCCGAAACACAAAAGCCATCACTGATCCGTGTTCGCTCATTGATCGCTTATGGTAGTCCAAATAAATCGGGTACTGCAGGTTCACACGGTTCGCCGCTGGGTGCCGACGAAATAAAACTGGTTAAACAGTTCTTTGGTTTCGATCCTGAAAAATCATTCAACGTGCCAGACGAGGTAATCAAATACTACCACGAAAAAGGTGCTAAAGGCGAAGGCAAAGAGGAAAAGTGGAACAAACTATTTGCCGACTATAAAGCCAAATACCCAGAACTGGCTGCCGAGTACGAAGCCGCATTTAAAGGTGAACTACCAGCAGGCTGGGCAGATAAACTGCCGGTATTTAAAGCCTCTGACCCTAAAATGGCAACCCGCCAGGCATCTGGTAAAGTGTTGAACGCTGTTGCAGCAAACCTGCCCAACCTGATTGGTGGCGCGGCCGACTTAGCTCCATCAACAGATACCAACCTGAAAGAATATAACTCATTCACTTCTGAAGACAGGCATGGCCGTAACTTCCACTTTGGTATCCGTGAGCATGCCATGGGTTCGGCTTTAAATGGTATGGCTTTAACAAAAGGCCTGTTGCCATTTGGTGCTACCTTCCTGCAATTTGCTGATTATATGCGCCCGCCGATCCGTTTGGCAGCCATTATGAAAGTGAGCCCGATATTTGTTTATACCCATGATAGTATCGGTTTAGGTGAAGATGGTACAACCCACCAGCCAATCGAGCACTTAGCAACATTGCGTGCCATCCCTAACGTAACCGTTATCCGTCCGGCTGATGCAAACGAAACCGCATTTGCGTGGAAAGTGGCTATCGAGAAAAAAGGTGGTCCTACTGTATTGGTGTTCACCCGTCAGGGTTTGCCTATCCTTGACCAGGATAAATATGGTAAAGCCAGTGATTTGGAAAAAGGCGCATACATTGTATCAGAAGGCAGCAAAGGTCCGGATCTGATCCTGATAGCAACCGGCTCTGAAGTATCGTTGATTATGGAAGCCCAAACTAAGTTAGAAGCCGAAGGTATCTCCACCCGTGTGGTAAGTTTCCCATCATGGGAGTTGTTCGAGAAACAGGATGCCGCTTATAAAGAAAAGATATTCCCCAAAGCAAACCGCAAACGTTTGGCTGTAGAAATGG
- the bla gene encoding class A beta-lactamase gives MMKRFLYLLLFLPLYTFSQPQSIRQQVIKIASGIKAQVGVSAMIVETGDTVNYRAGDKFPMQSVYKLPIAIAVLHQVELGRLSLNQQVKVSPTEIIPVGVSPIRDRYAHGVTLSILELLRYNVSDSDGSACDVLIRILGGCQKINQYIHSVGIRDIAISTTEMVQVSDDWVQYRNWVKPEAMLLLLKKFYAGQLLNRSHNELLLNLMIKSGPGAKRLKGMLPAQAVVAHKPGSSGTHYGLTRTTNDVGIITLPNNKHLLIAVFIADTYADTEEREGVIAQIAKAAWDNWGK, from the coding sequence ATGATGAAACGCTTTTTATATCTACTGCTCTTTTTACCGCTTTATACTTTTAGTCAGCCTCAATCCATCCGGCAGCAGGTTATTAAAATTGCCTCTGGTATTAAAGCGCAGGTAGGCGTTTCGGCCATGATTGTTGAAACCGGTGATACGGTGAATTATCGTGCGGGTGATAAATTCCCGATGCAAAGTGTTTATAAATTACCCATCGCGATTGCGGTATTACACCAGGTAGAATTGGGCCGGCTATCCCTTAACCAGCAGGTAAAGGTAAGTCCGACTGAAATTATCCCGGTAGGTGTTAGCCCTATTCGCGATCGTTATGCCCATGGTGTCACCCTTTCCATATTGGAGCTTTTGCGTTATAATGTTTCAGACAGTGATGGCAGCGCCTGTGATGTACTCATCAGGATTTTGGGTGGCTGTCAAAAGATAAATCAGTACATACATAGCGTCGGCATCCGGGATATAGCTATCAGCACCACCGAAATGGTACAGGTATCTGATGATTGGGTACAATACCGCAACTGGGTAAAACCCGAAGCGATGCTACTTTTATTAAAAAAGTTTTATGCCGGGCAGCTGCTTAATCGCTCGCATAATGAATTATTGCTGAACCTTATGATCAAATCCGGACCAGGTGCAAAACGATTAAAAGGCATGCTCCCGGCCCAGGCCGTTGTTGCCCATAAACCAGGTTCATCCGGTACCCATTACGGCCTTACCCGCACCACTAATGACGTTGGCATTATTACCCTGCCTAATAATAAGCACCTGTTGATAGCCGTATTTATTGCAGATACCTATGCAGATACTGAAGAACGGGAAGGCGTTATAGCCCAAATTGCTAAGGCCGCATGGGATAACTGGGGTAAGTAA
- a CDS encoding ROK family protein, protein MKNTPTKVKVLSIDIGGSHIKATILNEKGELKMDYDKIVTPAPASPENLIKAIKTLVKNFPSYDYISVGFPGYVKGGVIKTAPNLGTKLWTGFDLSTKLGEALGKPAKVVNDADMQGLGVVDGKGLEMVITLGTGFGTALLMDGHLLPHLELSQLPVKTDKNYDEYIGEKALEKYGKERWNKRMQKVFEILKTVFNYDTLYIGGGNSDKLTFKLDKNMKIVTNADGIKGGSRLWLSDAESRITKATPTK, encoded by the coding sequence ATGAAGAACACGCCAACCAAGGTAAAAGTCCTCTCCATCGATATCGGTGGGTCACATATCAAAGCCACCATCCTTAACGAAAAGGGCGAATTGAAAATGGACTATGATAAAATTGTAACACCCGCGCCCGCAAGTCCCGAAAATCTGATAAAAGCCATCAAGACCCTGGTGAAGAATTTTCCTTCCTATGATTATATATCGGTAGGTTTTCCGGGATATGTAAAAGGCGGCGTTATCAAAACGGCGCCAAACTTAGGTACCAAATTATGGACCGGGTTTGATCTGAGTACAAAACTAGGCGAGGCATTAGGCAAGCCAGCCAAAGTGGTAAATGATGCGGATATGCAGGGCCTTGGTGTGGTTGATGGCAAAGGCCTGGAAATGGTAATAACCCTGGGTACCGGTTTTGGTACAGCTTTGCTAATGGATGGTCATTTATTGCCCCACCTGGAATTGTCGCAATTGCCTGTTAAAACCGATAAAAACTATGATGAGTATATCGGTGAGAAGGCATTGGAAAAATATGGCAAGGAAAGATGGAACAAACGGATGCAGAAAGTTTTTGAGATTTTAAAAACTGTATTCAATTACGACACTTTATATATAGGCGGCGGCAACTCCGATAAGCTTACTTTTAAGCTGGATAAAAATATGAAGATAGTAACCAATGCCGATGGTATAAAAGGCGGCTCACGGTTATGGCTTTCTGACGCCGAGAGCAGAATTACAAAAGCAACACCAACTAAATAA
- a CDS encoding CPBP family intramembrane glutamic endopeptidase, whose amino-acid sequence MELSQTKSEIKRSISVYLLLTLFFSTIVWILTLHGGTGRIGGRIYGYGIMWCPALATYLTCKILKLDFKGLGWQWGNPKYQVWAYFIPLIYAVISYGIIWVMGWGGFYNKQFIKEAEQSLGWSNLPDSVFIPLFFLVNGVIGFFASMSTALGEEIGWRGFLVPRLSKISGFTATSLITGIIWAVWHYPLIVWGTYNGGTPFWYSLTCFTVAIVSMSFICTWFRLKSGSLWTGVMLHASHNLFVQSFFTPITVANAQTKYFADEFGAALAVVSVCFAIYFWTRRKELSVAG is encoded by the coding sequence ATGGAATTAAGTCAAACAAAATCAGAAATTAAGAGATCGATTTCTGTATATCTCTTACTTACTTTATTCTTCAGCACTATCGTTTGGATATTAACCCTTCATGGGGGCACGGGCCGGATTGGCGGCCGTATATATGGATATGGTATTATGTGGTGCCCGGCCCTGGCAACTTACCTAACGTGTAAAATACTCAAACTCGACTTTAAGGGTTTAGGGTGGCAATGGGGTAACCCGAAATACCAGGTTTGGGCTTATTTTATACCGCTGATATACGCGGTGATCAGCTATGGTATTATCTGGGTGATGGGATGGGGCGGATTTTATAATAAACAGTTCATCAAAGAAGCCGAGCAATCGCTGGGTTGGAGTAATCTTCCTGATAGCGTTTTTATTCCCTTGTTTTTCCTGGTTAATGGCGTTATAGGCTTTTTTGCAAGCATGTCTACTGCCTTGGGCGAGGAGATAGGATGGCGGGGCTTCCTGGTACCCCGGCTTAGTAAAATTAGCGGCTTCACTGCTACTTCTTTGATAACCGGCATTATCTGGGCTGTATGGCACTATCCTTTAATTGTATGGGGAACCTATAACGGGGGCACACCTTTCTGGTACAGCTTAACTTGTTTTACGGTAGCTATAGTAAGTATGAGTTTCATTTGCACCTGGTTCAGACTAAAATCAGGTAGCTTGTGGACCGGTGTTATGCTGCATGCCAGCCATAACCTTTTTGTTCAAAGTTTTTTTACCCCGATAACCGTTGCTAACGCGCAGACCAAGTATTTTGCCGATGAATTCGGAGCGGCTTTAGCCGTTGTATCTGTTTGCTTCGCCATTTACTTTTGGACAAGACGTAAGGAATTAAGTGTAGCTGGGTAA